CCTGTCGTGATTGGAATTATTGACAGAAGCAGCTATTTCCCGTCCCCTGTTGCCTGTCCCCTGTTCCCTTCCCTTCCCATTTAAGTCATGTAATGCCGCAAAGGGTATTTGTTGTAAGATTCCATCCGCAACGATAACCAACCTTTTCCCGGCTAATTTATCTTTAACGGGGGTGAGAATCAATTGACTGAGTTCGGTTGCAGATGCGATCGCAACATTGGTTTGACCTGCTGAATCTCCGAGTGCAGTGTGGAGACGATTCGCAACTTTGGTAATATCGGCTTCCTTGGGTAACTCGTAGCTAATCATGGATGTGGGGGTGACTAACCACAAGAAGCTGCGGTCTTGACCAAGGGAATATTGGAGTAGTACGGTATCTTTATCCAGTTGTTGTTGGATTTGGGGTAAGGTGAGGGGTTGGGGGTTGGTGATTTTGTCCCGTTCCGGGTTTTGTTGGCGGATTTGGGTTTGAAGAGCTTTTTGTTGGTTGATAATATTTTGAATTTCCGCTTCGGTTTTTTTGATTAAATTCTGCGATGGTTGTGGTTGATTGACTAATTGGGCGAGGTTTTTTTCCTGGGTTTGCCGTTTAATTTGTAATTCTTGTTCTTGGGAAAGAAGTTTTGTATCGGTGTTTTTGCTGAGTTTGGCGTTAGATTGGGCAAGGAGTTCGATTAAACCACGCGCACGGGAACGTTCGCTAGTATTCAACGCTAGGACGTTGTAACCTTGGGATGGGTCTTTTTTGTGTAGCTCCATCAACAGGTCGATATAGAATTTGTAGTAACCTTGGACTGTGGCGAAGTATTGGGTTTTCAGGTCTTGGTCGGTGTAGGTTCCCCGCAGTTCTTCGATGATTTGGATGGCGGTTTCAATGTGTTTGAGGGATGCTTGCAGGTTTCCTTGTCTGCGTTCGAGGGTAGCAATATTTGATCGGGTATTCGCTTCTCCAGCGCGATCGCCCACTGCACGTCTTAACGGTAGAGCTTGGTTGTAGAATGACCGTGCCTTCTGCTTCTCTCCTAAACTGTCGTAGACTCCACCAATATTATTGAGGGTAGCAGCTTCGTTGCCGCGATCGCCCACTGCACGGATTAACGGTAGAGCTTGGTTGTAGAATTCCAGTGCCTTCTGCTTTTCTCCTGAACTATTGTAGACTAGACCAATATTATTGAGGGTAGTAGCTTCTCCAGCATGATCGCCCACTGCACGTCTTAACGGTAAAGCTTGATTGTAGAATTCCAGTGCCTTCTGCTTTTCTCCTAAACTATCGTAGACTAGACCAATACCTGTGAGAGTAGTAGCTTCCCCACGGCGATCGCCCACTGCCCGGAATAACGGTAAAGCTAGGTTGTAGAATTCCAGTGCCTTTTGCTTTTCTCCTAAACTATTGTAGACTGCACCAATATTATTGAGGATAGCAGTTTCCCCACTGTGATTGCCCACTGCACGGTACAATGGTAGAGCTTGGTTGTAGAATTCCAGTGCCTTCTGCTTTTCTCCTAAATCATTGTAGACTGTGCCAATATTATTGAGGGTAGTAGCTTCCCCACGGCGATCACCCACTGCACGGTACAATGGTAGAGCTTGGTTGTAGAATGACCGTGCCTTCTGCTTTTCTCCTAAACTATTGTAGACTGCACCAATATTATTGAGGGTAGTAGCTTCCCCACGGCGCTCACCCA
The Calothrix sp. 336/3 DNA segment above includes these coding regions:
- a CDS encoding tetratricopeptide repeat protein yields the protein MPQSSVSRKSMFDSLQKLIYCSCVSVFSLILLSESVGAGVNRQQLQTTQQPASNPQNPTRAEAEKLTQEGLQLFQQGTKESLITARGRLKAALILWQKVGDKERQAFVLVGIGAIYNSLGEKQKALEFYNPALPLLRAVGDRAGEATILTSIGSVYNDLGEKQKALEFFQQALSLRRAVGGGKGGEATTLNNIGLVYDSLGETQKALEYYNQALPLYRAVGDRRGEATTLNNIGLVYDNLGEKQKALEYYNQALPLRRAVGERRGEATTLNNIGAVYNSLGEKQKARSFYNQALPLYRAVGDRRGEATTLNNIGTVYNDLGEKQKALEFYNQALPLYRAVGNHSGETAILNNIGAVYNSLGEKQKALEFYNLALPLFRAVGDRRGEATTLTGIGLVYDSLGEKQKALEFYNQALPLRRAVGDHAGEATTLNNIGLVYNSSGEKQKALEFYNQALPLIRAVGDRGNEAATLNNIGGVYDSLGEKQKARSFYNQALPLRRAVGDRAGEANTRSNIATLERRQGNLQASLKHIETAIQIIEELRGTYTDQDLKTQYFATVQGYYKFYIDLLMELHKKDPSQGYNVLALNTSERSRARGLIELLAQSNAKLSKNTDTKLLSQEQELQIKRQTQEKNLAQLVNQPQPSQNLIKKTEAEIQNIINQQKALQTQIRQQNPERDKITNPQPLTLPQIQQQLDKDTVLLQYSLGQDRSFLWLVTPTSMISYELPKEADITKVANRLHTALGDSAGQTNVAIASATELSQLILTPVKDKLAGKRLVIVADGILQQIPFAALHDLNGKGREQGTGNRGREIAASVNNSNHDRRGIEVKPDPQKPVKINTNYQPLVINHEIVNLPSASTIAIQREKTANRKPAPKKIAILADPVFGGSDDNRVVGKPGSILPDLEIERSALNRSAKSLQRNNWNRLPYTASEAQAILKLFPQTSSLQAFSFDANYNWATSKNLNQYQILHFATHGFVNPDQPELSGIVLSLLDQTGKQIPGYLRLADLFEQDYPAELIVLSACETGLGKNVSGEGLVGLTRGLMYAGAERVALSLWKVNDEGTSVLMQEFYKQMLTNKLTPVQALRAAQKQLWQGSQWRSPHYWAAFTLQGEWR